A genomic window from Silene latifolia isolate original U9 population chromosome Y, ASM4854445v1, whole genome shotgun sequence includes:
- the LOC141628963 gene encoding uncharacterized protein LOC141628963 translates to MWTLRDDFSKLVKKCWQYQFHGSYMLCLSRKCKFLKQKAKKWNQSTFGNIFRQLSIAEKKLENIQNELGSSHVTVLGIVRLKWLKSLMPDLTINTFIGKKKTRINKANFGDNNTKYLQNHATIRCSRNGIKQFINKDGAFFIDQNLIQQEISNEFKLRFTKNQLCHFDQNEDFKSISRLIMDEDNNFLTSKISKEEVKETVFNLAADKSPGPDGFPVEFFRKYWDIVGNSVTKTILTFFSF, encoded by the coding sequence ATGTGGACTCTACGGGATGATTTTAGTAAGCTTGTTAAAAAGTGTTGGCAGTACCAGTTTCATGGGTCTTATATGCTCTGTCTTTCTCGAAAATGCAAATTCctaaagcaaaaggccaaaaaaTGGAATCAATCTACATTTGGAAATATTTTTAGACAACTTTCAATTGCTGAAAAAAAGTTAGAGAATATACAAAACGAACTTGGTTCATCCCATGTAACGGTTTTAGGAATTGTGAGGTTGAAATGGCTAAAAAGCCTGATGCCTGACTTGACTATAAACACATTTATTGGCAAAAAAAAAACTCGTATTAATAAAGCTAATTTTGGAGATAATAACACTAAGTACTTACAAAATCATGCCACAATTAGATGTAGTAGAAATGGTATTAAGCAATTTATTAATAAGGATGGTGCTTTTTTTATTGACCAAAATCTTATTCAACAAGAAATATCTAATGAGTTCAAACTAAGGTTTACAAAGAATCAACTTTgtcattttgatcaaaatgagGATTTTAAGTCTATTAGTAGATTAATAATGGATGAAGATAACAATTTTCTTACTAGTAAGATTAGTAAGGAAGAGGTTAAAGAAACTGTTTTCAATTTAGCTGCAGATAAAAGTCCTGGACCTGATGGCTTTCCTGTAGAATTTTTTCGAAAATATTGGGATATAGTAGGAAATTCTGTTACTAAAACAATTTTAACATTTTTTTCATTCTAG